A portion of the Pseudomonas synxantha BG33R genome contains these proteins:
- the arcD gene encoding arginine-ornithine antiporter has product MSQPAQKLRLSALIALVVGSMIGGGIFSLPQNMAARAEVGAVLIGWAITAVGMLTLAFVFQTLANRKPELDSGVYAYAKAGFGDYMGFSSAWGYWISAWMGNVGYFVLLFSTLGYFFPAFGQGNTPLAIGCASLLLWAVHFLVMRGIKEAAFINQITTVAKIVPLLMFIVIAAVAFKADIFTRDIWGLGNPQMGSVVEQVRHMMLVTVFVFIGIEGASVYSARAEKRSDVGRATVIGFLGVLALLVLVNVLSLGIMGQPELAQLQNPSLAGVLEHIVGPWGAILISLGLAVSLLGALLSWALLCAEILYATAHDKTMPAFLKKENANQVPVNALWLTNVMIQAFLVITLFSASTYTTLIYLASSMILVPYLWSAAYAVLLSARGETYQGAQRRRMKDLLVGLIALGYAVWLLYAGGLKYLLLSALLYAPGVILFALAKREQGRPLFTSLEKGIFGCVIAGAGLAAYGLYSGVLSL; this is encoded by the coding sequence ATGTCTCAACCAGCCCAGAAACTTCGGCTCAGTGCCCTGATCGCCCTGGTAGTAGGTTCGATGATCGGCGGCGGGATCTTCTCGCTCCCGCAAAACATGGCAGCCCGCGCCGAAGTGGGAGCAGTGCTGATCGGTTGGGCCATTACCGCGGTTGGCATGTTGACCCTGGCGTTTGTGTTCCAGACCCTGGCCAACCGCAAACCGGAACTGGATTCCGGGGTGTACGCCTACGCCAAGGCCGGCTTCGGCGATTACATGGGGTTCTCCTCGGCCTGGGGCTACTGGATCAGTGCGTGGATGGGCAACGTCGGCTATTTCGTGTTGCTGTTCAGCACCCTGGGTTACTTTTTCCCGGCGTTCGGTCAGGGCAATACACCACTGGCCATCGGTTGTGCATCGCTGTTGCTGTGGGCGGTGCATTTTCTGGTGATGCGCGGGATCAAGGAAGCGGCGTTCATCAACCAGATCACCACCGTGGCGAAGATCGTGCCGCTGCTGATGTTTATCGTGATTGCCGCCGTAGCGTTCAAGGCCGACATCTTCACCCGTGATATCTGGGGCCTGGGCAATCCGCAGATGGGCAGCGTGGTCGAGCAGGTGCGCCACATGATGCTGGTCACGGTGTTTGTGTTTATCGGTATCGAAGGCGCCAGTGTGTACTCGGCGCGGGCCGAGAAACGCTCGGATGTGGGGCGCGCGACGGTGATTGGTTTCCTGGGGGTGCTGGCGCTGCTGGTGCTGGTGAATGTGCTGTCGTTGGGCATCATGGGCCAGCCGGAACTGGCGCAGTTGCAGAACCCGTCCCTGGCGGGCGTGCTGGAACACATTGTCGGGCCCTGGGGAGCGATATTGATCAGCCTCGGCCTGGCGGTTTCGCTGCTCGGGGCATTGCTTTCGTGGGCGTTGCTCTGCGCGGAAATCCTCTATGCCACTGCCCATGACAAGACCATGCCGGCGTTCCTGAAAAAGGAAAATGCCAATCAGGTGCCGGTTAACGCGTTGTGGCTGACCAATGTGATGATCCAGGCATTTCTGGTGATCACGCTGTTTTCGGCCAGTACCTACACCACCCTGATCTACCTGGCGTCGTCGATGATTCTGGTGCCGTACCTGTGGTCGGCGGCCTATGCGGTGCTGTTGAGCGCGCGTGGCGAAACCTATCAAGGCGCTCAGCGCCGACGCATGAAAGATCTGCTGGTAGGCTTGATTGCTCTCGGTTACGCGGTGTGGCTGCTGTATGCGGGCGGTTTGAAATATCTGCTGCTGTCGGCGCTGCTGTATGCACCGGGTGTGATCCTGTTTGCCCTGGCCAAGCGGGAGCAGGGCCGCCCGTTGTTTACCTCGCTTGAAAAAGGCATTTTCGGTTGTGTGATCGCGGGCGCCGGGTTAGCCGCGTATGGGCTGTATAGCGGGGTATTGTCGCTGTGA